A stretch of Malus sylvestris chromosome 11, drMalSylv7.2, whole genome shotgun sequence DNA encodes these proteins:
- the LOC126591383 gene encoding uncharacterized protein LOC126591383 isoform X3 yields MMHEKNCRKGRFSPPKMKGKRVIELGAGCGVAGFGMALLGCDVVTTDQVEVLPLLMRNVERNTSRITQMNSDSFGSIQAAELSWGNDDHVRAVEPPFDYIIGTDVVYKENLLEPLLQTIHALSGPKTTILMGYEIRSTSVHEQMLQMWKRNFEVKTVPNSKMDSTYQHPDIQLYIMTLKPPEGYAENAAEVIDQNEDEVEAGAEEADKVMDLKVDEANTSEENAVNVIDQKVEAESHKQKGDTGSLDENVEEDCEPMTRLQNDKLTDWEARRYGSMAARLLHDIKIT; encoded by the exons ATGATGCAT GAAAAGAATTGCAGAAAGGGAAGGTTCTCACCACCTAAAATGAAAGGAAAACGTGTCATTGAACTTGGAGCAGGTTGTGGAGTAGCTGGGTTTG GCATGGCATTACTGGGGTGTGATGTGGTTACGACAGATCAAGTGGAGGTTTTGCCGTTGCTAATGAGAAATGTTGAACGGAACACTTCAAGGATCACACAGATGAATTCTG actcATTTGGGTCGATCCAGGCAGCAGAGTTGAGCTGGGGAAATGATGATCATGTAAGAGCTGTTGAACCACCATTTGACTACATCATTGGAACTGATGTT GTCTATAAAGAAAATCTGTTGGAACCACTGTTGCAGACAATACATGCATTATCAGGCCCGAAAACTACAATTTTG ATGGGGTATGAGATTCGATCTACAAGTGTCCATGAACAAATGCTTCAAATGTGGAAAAGAAACTTCGAGGTGAAAACTGTTCCAAATTCAAAG ATGGACAGTACCTACCAACATCCAGATATTCAACTTTACATTATGACATTAAAGCCTCCGGAGGGTTACGCAGAAAACGCAGCTGAGGTGATTGATCAGAATGAGGATGAAGTGGAGGCTGGTGCAGAAGAAGCGGATAAGGTGATGGATCTGAAAGTTGATGAAGCAAATACAAGTGAAGAAAACGCCGTTAATGTGATTGATCAGAAAGTTGAAGCTGAGAGCCATAAGCAAAAAGGTGACACTGGTTCCCTCGATGAAAATGTTGAGGAAGATTGTGAGCCAATGACAAGGCTTCAGAATGATAAACTTACTGATTGGGAAGCTAGAAGATATGGCTCAATGGCTGCGCGCCTTCTTCACGACATCAAAATTACCTAA
- the LOC126591383 gene encoding uncharacterized protein LOC126591383 isoform X2 — protein MELDRLNSPTTFTMSLEVLGHDLQFAQDPNSKHLGTTVWDASLVFVKFLEKNCRKGRFSPPKMKGKRVIELGAGCGVAGFGMALLGCDVVTTDQVEVLPLLMRNVERNTSRITQMNSDSFGSIQAAELSWGNDDHVYKENLLEPLLQTIHALSGPKTTILMGYEIRSTSVHEQMLQMWKRNFEVKTVPNSKMDSTYQHPDIQLYIMTLKPPEGYAENAAEVIDQNEDEVEAGAEEADKVMDLKVDEANTSEENAVNVIDQKVEAESHKQKGDTGSLDENVEEDCEPMTRLQNDKLTDWEARRYGSMAARLLHDIKIT, from the exons ATGGAGCTTGACAG ATTAAACTCGCCCACCACGTTTACTATGAGTTTGGAAGTTTTGGGCCATGACTTACAGTTTGCTCAG GATCCCAATTCAAAGCATTTAGGAACTACTGTTTGGGATGCCTCATTGGTTTTTGTCAAGTTTCTG GAAAAGAATTGCAGAAAGGGAAGGTTCTCACCACCTAAAATGAAAGGAAAACGTGTCATTGAACTTGGAGCAGGTTGTGGAGTAGCTGGGTTTG GCATGGCATTACTGGGGTGTGATGTGGTTACGACAGATCAAGTGGAGGTTTTGCCGTTGCTAATGAGAAATGTTGAACGGAACACTTCAAGGATCACACAGATGAATTCTG actcATTTGGGTCGATCCAGGCAGCAGAGTTGAGCTGGGGAAATGATGATCAT GTCTATAAAGAAAATCTGTTGGAACCACTGTTGCAGACAATACATGCATTATCAGGCCCGAAAACTACAATTTTG ATGGGGTATGAGATTCGATCTACAAGTGTCCATGAACAAATGCTTCAAATGTGGAAAAGAAACTTCGAGGTGAAAACTGTTCCAAATTCAAAG ATGGACAGTACCTACCAACATCCAGATATTCAACTTTACATTATGACATTAAAGCCTCCGGAGGGTTACGCAGAAAACGCAGCTGAGGTGATTGATCAGAATGAGGATGAAGTGGAGGCTGGTGCAGAAGAAGCGGATAAGGTGATGGATCTGAAAGTTGATGAAGCAAATACAAGTGAAGAAAACGCCGTTAATGTGATTGATCAGAAAGTTGAAGCTGAGAGCCATAAGCAAAAAGGTGACACTGGTTCCCTCGATGAAAATGTTGAGGAAGATTGTGAGCCAATGACAAGGCTTCAGAATGATAAACTTACTGATTGGGAAGCTAGAAGATATGGCTCAATGGCTGCGCGCCTTCTTCACGACATCAAAATTACCTAA
- the LOC126591383 gene encoding uncharacterized protein LOC126591383 isoform X1, protein MELDRLNSPTTFTMSLEVLGHDLQFAQDPNSKHLGTTVWDASLVFVKFLEKNCRKGRFSPPKMKGKRVIELGAGCGVAGFGMALLGCDVVTTDQVEVLPLLMRNVERNTSRITQMNSDSFGSIQAAELSWGNDDHVRAVEPPFDYIIGTDVVYKENLLEPLLQTIHALSGPKTTILMGYEIRSTSVHEQMLQMWKRNFEVKTVPNSKMDSTYQHPDIQLYIMTLKPPEGYAENAAEVIDQNEDEVEAGAEEADKVMDLKVDEANTSEENAVNVIDQKVEAESHKQKGDTGSLDENVEEDCEPMTRLQNDKLTDWEARRYGSMAARLLHDIKIT, encoded by the exons ATGGAGCTTGACAG ATTAAACTCGCCCACCACGTTTACTATGAGTTTGGAAGTTTTGGGCCATGACTTACAGTTTGCTCAG GATCCCAATTCAAAGCATTTAGGAACTACTGTTTGGGATGCCTCATTGGTTTTTGTCAAGTTTCTG GAAAAGAATTGCAGAAAGGGAAGGTTCTCACCACCTAAAATGAAAGGAAAACGTGTCATTGAACTTGGAGCAGGTTGTGGAGTAGCTGGGTTTG GCATGGCATTACTGGGGTGTGATGTGGTTACGACAGATCAAGTGGAGGTTTTGCCGTTGCTAATGAGAAATGTTGAACGGAACACTTCAAGGATCACACAGATGAATTCTG actcATTTGGGTCGATCCAGGCAGCAGAGTTGAGCTGGGGAAATGATGATCATGTAAGAGCTGTTGAACCACCATTTGACTACATCATTGGAACTGATGTT GTCTATAAAGAAAATCTGTTGGAACCACTGTTGCAGACAATACATGCATTATCAGGCCCGAAAACTACAATTTTG ATGGGGTATGAGATTCGATCTACAAGTGTCCATGAACAAATGCTTCAAATGTGGAAAAGAAACTTCGAGGTGAAAACTGTTCCAAATTCAAAG ATGGACAGTACCTACCAACATCCAGATATTCAACTTTACATTATGACATTAAAGCCTCCGGAGGGTTACGCAGAAAACGCAGCTGAGGTGATTGATCAGAATGAGGATGAAGTGGAGGCTGGTGCAGAAGAAGCGGATAAGGTGATGGATCTGAAAGTTGATGAAGCAAATACAAGTGAAGAAAACGCCGTTAATGTGATTGATCAGAAAGTTGAAGCTGAGAGCCATAAGCAAAAAGGTGACACTGGTTCCCTCGATGAAAATGTTGAGGAAGATTGTGAGCCAATGACAAGGCTTCAGAATGATAAACTTACTGATTGGGAAGCTAGAAGATATGGCTCAATGGCTGCGCGCCTTCTTCACGACATCAAAATTACCTAA
- the LOC126588903 gene encoding uncharacterized protein LOC126588903 isoform X2 yields MMEADKPTTMICTLLAIDNTTGFSYRVCSVCERTLPDNPSSLCKFCSVNAFNPRFPRTKRLFRLLMSIASDTKVLNVICFDRAAKVLFGCSADEFFDFAKFHPFAAVNASRILDGEMFKMTLSKPKNGNAQHLRAVQVVPLRSGFRPAIVSLRELYGVCEEQK; encoded by the exons ATGATGGAAGCCGATAAGCCAACGACGATGATCTGCACATTGCTAGCAATAGACAACACCACCGGCTTCTCCTACAGAGTCTGCTCCGTCTGCGAGCGGACTCTCCCCGACAACCCTTCCTCCCTCTGCAAATTCTGCAGCGTCAATGCCTTCAACCCCCGCTTCCCACGCACCAAACGCCTCTTTCGCCTTCTC ATGTCAATAGCTTCAGATACAAAAGTGCTTAATGTGATATGCTTTGATAGGGCTGCCAaggttctgtttggttgctctGCTGATGAGTTTTTTGACTTCGCCAAGTTTCACCCTTTTGCTG CTGTTAATGCTAGTAGAATTCTGGACGGAGAGATGTTTAAAATGACACTATCCAAACCAAAGAACGGGAATGCACAACATCTGCGAGCGGTTCAAGTTGTTCCATTGAGGTCTGGTTTTCGGCCAGCAATTGTGAGCTTGAGGGAATTGTATGGA GTATGTGAAGAACAGAAATGA
- the LOC126588903 gene encoding uncharacterized protein LOC126588903 isoform X1 — translation MMEADKPTTMICTLLAIDNTTGFSYRVCSVCERTLPDNPSSLCKFCSVNAFNPRFPRTKRLFRLLMSIASDTKVLNVICFDRAAKVLFGCSADEFFDFAKFHPFAAVNASRILDGEMFKMTLSKPKNGNAQHLRAVQVVPLRSGFRPAIVSLRELYGEKLSKRYQLGVCLAMIHGMAFS, via the exons ATGATGGAAGCCGATAAGCCAACGACGATGATCTGCACATTGCTAGCAATAGACAACACCACCGGCTTCTCCTACAGAGTCTGCTCCGTCTGCGAGCGGACTCTCCCCGACAACCCTTCCTCCCTCTGCAAATTCTGCAGCGTCAATGCCTTCAACCCCCGCTTCCCACGCACCAAACGCCTCTTTCGCCTTCTC ATGTCAATAGCTTCAGATACAAAAGTGCTTAATGTGATATGCTTTGATAGGGCTGCCAaggttctgtttggttgctctGCTGATGAGTTTTTTGACTTCGCCAAGTTTCACCCTTTTGCTG CTGTTAATGCTAGTAGAATTCTGGACGGAGAGATGTTTAAAATGACACTATCCAAACCAAAGAACGGGAATGCACAACATCTGCGAGCGGTTCAAGTTGTTCCATTGAGGTCTGGTTTTCGGCCAGCAATTGTGAGCTTGAGGGAATTGTATGGA GAAAAATTAAGCAAACGGTACCAGTTAGGTGTGTGTCTAGCAATGATCCATGGCATGGCTTTTTCATAG
- the LOC126588902 gene encoding uncharacterized protein LOC126588902: protein MSGPSDRRFDLNLVEEAAPPSPDNIWRPSFVSPTGPLTVGDSVMKNDMTAAVVARNLLTPKDNRLLSKRSDELAVKDSLALSVQCAGSVSNMAQRLFARTRQVESLAAEVMSLKQEIRGLKHENKQLHRLAHDYATNMKRKLDQMKETDGQVLLDHQRFVGLFQRHLLPSSSGVVPRNEAPNDQPLMPPPSRVLSSTEAPNDPPPVPSLSGALPTAETSPKQP, encoded by the coding sequence atgtctggcccctccgaccgtcgttttgacttgaaccttgttgaagaggcagccccgccttctccagacaacatatggcgcccatccttcgtctcccctactggtcctcttaccgttggggattccgtgatgaagaatgatatgaccgctgcggtggtggccaggaaccttctcactcccaaagataacagactactttccaaacggtctgatgagttagctgttaaggattcgctggctctcagtgttcagtgtgcaggttctgtgtctaatatggcccaacgcctatttgctcgaacccgccaagttgaatccttggcggctgaagtgatgagtctcaaacaggagattagagggctcaagcatgagaataaacagttgcaccggctcgcacatgactatgctacaaacatgaagaggaagcttgaccagatgaaggaaactgatggtcaggttttacttgatcatcagagatttgtgggtttgttccaaaggcatttattgccttcgtcttctggggttgtaccgcgtaatgaagctccgaatgatcaacctctgatgcctcctccttctagggttctgtccagtactgaggctccaaatgatccccctccggtgccttctctttctggggctctaccgactgctgagacttctcctaagcaaccttaa
- the LOC126588899 gene encoding serine carboxypeptidase-like, with protein sequence MTSPTFSHVSLSSLFLLLLLLPLLSSASNPASDRLRLSSPAFSAKRQAEKFIRALNLFPKDDINTLPHRPLLDAESDAGAKIVEKQFQMPFLDAALGPSVKELGHHAGYYRLPRSNAASMFYLFFESRTNKNNPVVIWLTGGPGCSSELALFYENGPFRIQKNLSLTWNDYGWDKASNILFVDQPVGTGFSYTTNSADIRHDEEGVSNDLYDFLQEFFTQHPQFAKNDFYITGESYAGHYVPALASRVHKGNKAKEGAHINLKGFAIGNGLTNPEIQYKAYRDYALEMKLITKPDYDSISQIIPDCEESAKACAASTSGDACENSLSICNSIVNQIMQIISDTNYYDIRKKCEGSLCYDFSNMETFLNKQPVRDALGVGDIEFVSCSTTVYDAMQNDWMRNLEVGIPALLEDGIKLLVYAGEYDFICNWLGNSKWVHAMEWSGQKAFGAAQTVPFKVAGAEAGLLKSHGPLAFLKVHDAGHMVPMDQPEAALQMLTNWMQGNMAVAKSGERVAPTDTLRS encoded by the exons ATGACATCTCCTACCTTCTCTCACGTTTCCCTCTCTTCtcttttccttctcctcctcctcctcccactTTTATCATCTGCGTCGAACCCCGCCAGCGACCGCCTTCGCTTGTCTTCCCCCGCCTTCTCCGCAAAACGCCAAGCGGAGAAGTTCATCAGAGCCCTCAACTTGTTCCCAAAGGATGATATCAACACTTTACCCCACAGGCCTTTATTGGATGCTGAGAGTGATGCTGGTGCTAAGATTGTCGAGAAGCAGTTCCAAATGCCTTTTCTTGACGCCGCTTTGGGTCCTTCTGTTAAAGAGCTTGGTCACCACGCCGGCTACTACCGCCTTCCCCGCTCGAACGCTGCAAG TATGTTCTACTTATTTTTCGAATCGAGGACCAACAAGAACAATCCTGTTGTGATATGGTTGACTGGAGGGCCGGGATGTAGCAGTGAACTGgctttgttttatgaaaatggTCCCTTCCGCATTCAAAAGAACTTGTCACTCACTTGGAATGATTACGGCTGGGACAAG GCATCGAACATTCTTTTCGTTGACCAACCCGTTGGAACTGGTTTCAGCTATACTACAAATTCGGCTGACATTCGTCACGACGAAGAAGGCGTCAGCAACGATTTATATGACTTTCTTCAG GAATTTTTCACTCAACATCCTCAATTTGCTAAAAATGACTTCTACATTACCGGAGAGTCATATGCTGGGCACTACGTTCCCGCGCTTGCTTCTCGGGTTCACAAAGGAAACAAAGCAAAGGAAGGGGCTCACATAAACCTCAAG GGTTTTGCCATAGGTAATGGGTTGACCAATCCAGAAATCCAGTACAAGGCATACCGTGATTATGCACTGGAAATGAAGTTGATTACAAAACCTGACTACGACAGTATATCGCAGATAATTCCAGACTGCGAGGAGTCAGCGAAGGCTTGCG CCGCCTCTACGAGTGGAGACGCTTGTGAGAATTCACTTAGTATTTGCAACAGCATAGTTAACCAGATAATGCAAATAATTAGTGATACAAAT TACTATGATATTAGGAAGAAATGTGAGGGGAGCTTGTGCTATGACTTCTCGAACATGGAGACATTCTTGAACAAGCAACCGGTTAGGGATGCCCTAGGAGTTGGGGACATCGAATTTGTTTCATGCAGCACTACGGTATATGATGCTATGCAGAATGACTGGATGAGAAATCTGGAAGTGGGAATTCCTGCCCTTCTTGAAGATGGAATAAAGCTGCTTGTGTATGCTGGGGAGTACGATTTCATATGCAATTGGCTTG GGAATTCAAAGTGGGTTCATGCCATGGAATGGTCTGGTCAGAAAGCATTCGGAGCAGCACAAACTGTTCCATTCAAGGTTGCAGGTGCAGAAGCTGGACTGCTAAAAAGCCATGGACCTCTGGCTTTCCTCaag GTTCATGACGCTGGTCACATGGTTCCAATGGATCAACCAGAAGCAGCATTACAGATGCTTACAAACTGGATGCAAGGAAATATGGCTGTGGCCAAGTCAGGTGAAAGAGTTGCCCCAACTGATACCCTCAGATCCTAG